One genomic window of Fusarium fujikuroi IMI 58289 draft genome, chromosome FFUJ_chr01 includes the following:
- a CDS encoding related to DNA-directed RNA polymerase III chain RPC82 has protein sequence MLVTKHAAELCALLVNDLHGELPSRILNALLTKGRSTIAQLAQHTSLTPRYLRNGIAVLIQQNLLYHHTDANTDITYYQADADACYNLVRSGKILNVIENQYGIAERELAQTLMQLGHARIADLSQAFGSRAPKLNGHTNGEHKTHDGLIESESHLNSVLVRLIRAEIVETVRPESFRNPKDVYREIEDEVTKPRPGEKVTKGKIEAQREVIERSRTYRDQPKTLKRQLDMSGGPKPKRRKLVNGATQNGHGYDAPKLNPNVVIKINYERCLVELRNQRLAELATEMLGEVTGEVYRTVLDLLTSDSQRCQSDPLLDEVTPGQQPTVTTIDIFEHLDENINVQNGIGKTPRDKIDSQSAERIRDTAPESDDDSDDSDAGPPGRRKTFDVDDEVDEWADDTHDGAANGEQENRVRFEDATNGNDTRISQMRRHLLLLAESKYPFIRHCGMYGRGQWTVDFGRLVCKLREIELDAIIEQSHGRHGLRLTRILREKGKLDEKMLPAAALMKKGDVQGKMLAMQMAGIVDVQEVPKDSSRLANRTLFFWYFDKERTQTQALDDIYKAMLRCLQTLEVERHKERNILSFVERKDVQGKEEEVMTTEHYNKYNRHLGVQDKLLGQVMRLDELVSVLRDY, from the exons ATGCTCGTT ACAAAACATGCCGCTGAGCTTTGTGCTCTCCTAGTCAATGACCTCCATGGCGAACTTCCATCG CGAATCTTGAATGCACTACTCACAAAAGGCCGGTCGACCATTGCGCAACTGGCCCAACACACGTCCCTCACGCCGCGATACTTACGAAACGGCATCGCTGTTTTGATACAGCAAAACCTTCTTTACCACCACACTGACGCTAATACCGACATCACGTACTACCAAGCCGATGCTGATGCCTGTTACAACCTTGTACGATCAGGGAAGATTCTAAATGTGATTGAGAATCAATATGGCATCGCGGAGCGGGAACTCGCCCAGACTCTGATGCAACTAGGTCATGCCCGAATCGCGGATCTTTCTCAGGCTTTCGGGTCGAGGGCGCCCAAGCTCAATGGACATACCAACGGTGAACATAAAACTCACGATGGCCTCATCGAATCAGAAAGTCACCTGAACTCTGTCCTTGTTCGCCTGATTCGAGCAGAAATTGTCGAGACTGTTCGGCCCGAAAGCTTCCGGAACCCTAAGGACGTCTATCGTGAGATCGAAGACGAAGTCACCAAACCCCGGCCAGGCGAAAAGGTCACCAAAGGAAAGATCGAGGCTCAACGCGAGGTCATCGAACGCTCTAGAACATACAGAGACCAGCCCAAGACTTTGAAGCGTCAGCTTGACATGAGCGGAGGTCCCAAGCCAAAGAGACGGAAACTTGTGAATGGAGCGACGCAAAATGGGCATGGATACGACGCTCCAAAACTGAAC CCCAATGTGGTGATCAAGATAAACTATGAAAGATGCTTGGTTGAGCTGCGGAACCAGAGACTTGCAGAACTCGCAACAGAAATGCTTGGGGAAGTCACTGGTGAAGTTTACCGCACAGTGCTCGATCTTTTAACTTCGGATTCTCAGAGGTGCCAGTCTGACCCTCTACTCGATGAAGTGACTCCCGGACAACAACCAACTGTGACAACTATCGACATATTTGAGCACCTGGACGAAAATATCAACGTACAAAATGGAATCGGCAAAACTCCACGAGATAAAATTGACTCGCAGAGTGCTGAACGGATCAGGGACACAGCGCCGGAGTCAGATGACGACTCTGACGATTCAGATGCCGGTCCTCCCGGTCGAAGAAAGACGTttgacgttgacgatgaagttgatgaatggGCTGACGACACTCATGATGGTGCAGCTAATggggaacaagaaaacaGAGTAAGGTTTGAAGATGCTACGAATGGAAACGATACTCGAATCTCTCAGATGCgccgtcatcttcttctccttgcagAAAGCAAGTATCCGTTCATCCGTCATTGTGGGATGTACGGCCGTGGGCAATGGACAGTGGACTTTGGTCGCCTTGTATGCAAGCTGCGGGAAATCGAACTGGACGCTATCATTGAACAATCCCACGGTCGCCATGGTCTACGCTTGACCCGCATTCTCCGAGAGAAGGGCAAGCTTGACGAGAAGATGCTTCCAGCCGCCGCGCTCATGAAGAAGGGTGACGTACAAGGCAAAATGCTTGCGATGCAGATGGCAGGTATAGTGGATGTTCAAGAAGTGCCTAAGGATAGCAGCAGACTTGCCAATCGAacgctcttcttctggtacTTTGACAAAGAGCGAACCCAAACGCAGGCACTGGATGACATTTACAAGGCTATGCTCCGGTGCCTTCAGACCTTAGAGGTGGAGCGCCATAAGGAACGAAACATCCTTTCGTTTGTTGAGAGGAAGGACGTgcaaggcaaagaagaggaggtcATGACCACAGAGCATTACAACAAATACAACAGGCATCTGGGAGTGCAGGACAAGCTTCTCGGTCAAGTCATGAGGTTAGATGAGTTGGTATCTGTGCTTCGTGATTATTGA
- a CDS encoding probable YHM1 (mitochondrial carrier) — protein MSPPVAAGREKESGLARVLGSGSAGIAELAVFHPVDTIAKRLMSNQTRISSASELNKVIFKDKAAAPFGRKFVSLFPGLGYAAGYKVLQRVYKYGGQPVARDYLSKHYGADFENAFGKKTGKAIMHSTAGSLIGIGEIVLLPLDVLKIKRQTNPEAFRGRGVLKIVADEGFGLYRGWGWTAARNAPGSFALFGGSAFAKEYIFHLEDYNKASWFQNFIASIAGASASLVVSAPLDVIKTRIQNRNFDNPESGFRILSNMAKNEGPGAFFKGLVPKLLMTGPKLVFSFWLAQTLIPAFDIAFKK, from the exons ATGTCTCCCCCCGTCGCTGCTGGTCGCGAGAAGGAGTCCGGCCTGGCTCGTGTCCTCGGCTCCG GTTCCGCTGGTATTGCTGAGCTGGCTGTCTTCCATCCT GTCGACACCATTGCGAAGCGGTTGATGAGCAACCAGACTCGT ATATCCAGCGCCAGCGAGTTGAACAAGGTCATCTTCAAAGACAAGGCCGCCGCTCCCTTCGGACGAAAATTCGTTTCTCTCTTTCCCGGGCTGGGATACGCCGCCGGTTACAAGGTCCTCCAGCGTGTCTACAAGTATGGTGGCCAGCCTGTTGCCCGTGATTACCTCTCCAAGCACTATGGAGCAGACTTTGAGAACGCCTTCGGCAAGAAAACCGGAAAAGCCATCATGCACTCTACTGCTGGAAG TCTGATCGGTATTGGTGAGATTGTTCTCCTACCCCTTGAcgtcctcaagatcaagcgtCAGACAAACCCCGAGGCTTTCCGTGGCCGCGGCGTCCTCAAGATCGTCGCCGACGAGGGTTTCGGCTTGTACCGTGGCTGGGGCTGGACTGCTGCCCGTAATGCCCCTGGATCTTTCGCT CTGTTTGGTGGATCTGCTTTTGCCAAGGAGTATATTTTCCATCTTGAGGATTACAACAAGGCCAGCTGGTTCCAGAACTTTATTGCTTCTATTGCTGGCGCTTCCGCTTCTCTCGTTGTCTCTGCTCCCCTTGACGTTATCAAGACCCGTATCCAGAACCGAAACTTCGACAACCCTGAGAGTGGCTTCCGAATTCTCTCCAATATGGCCAAGAACGAGGGTCCTGGAGCTTTCTTCAAGGGACTTGTCCCCAAG CTGCTCATGACTGGTCCCAAGTTGGTATTCTCTTTCTGGCTTGCCCAGACTTTGATTCCTGCCTTCGACATTGCATTCAAGAAGTAG